Genomic segment of Erythrobacter sp. BLCC-B19:
CAGCCGCAGCAGCGGCTTCGCGGTCACGCTGGGCACGCGACTTCTTCTCGGCGGCGGTCTTCAGCTGGCCGCAAGCCGCGTCAATGTCGCGCCCGCGCGGAGTGCGCACCGGGGCTGAAAAGCCGCCCTCGAACACGATTTCCGAAAAGCGCCGGATGCGTTCGGGCGCGGAGGTCTCATAACCTGCACCCGGCCATGGGTTGAACGGGATCAGGTTCACCTTGGCCGGGAGGTTGTATTCGCGCAGCAGGCGGACAAGCTCGCGCGCGTCATCGTCGCTGTCGTTCTTGTCCTTGATCATCACATATTCGAAGGTGATCCGCCGCGCATTGCTCGCGCCCGGATAGTCGGCGCAGGCCTGAAGCAGATCGTCGATGCCGTATTTCTTGTTGAGCGGCACCAGCTCGTCACGCACTTCCTTGCGCACGCCGTGGAGCGAGACCGCGAGGTTCACCCCGATCTCCTCGCCGCAGCGCTCCATCATCGGGATGACGCCGCTGGTCGACAGCGTGATGCGGCGCTTGGAAAGGGCGAGGCCGTCGCCGTCCATCACCAGCTTCAGCGCATCGCGCACGTGGTCGAAGTTATACAAGGGCTCGCCCATGCCCATCATCACGATATTGGTGAGCAGGCGGCCATCGGCGGTGTAGTGGCCCGCCTCGTCATCCTCGTCGATCGCGTCGGCGTCCGAGACCATCGTCCCGCGCGGCCATTCGCCCAGCGCGTCGCGGGCGAGCATCACCTGACCGACGATCTCGCCGGGGGTGAGGTTGCGGACGAGCTTCATCGTGCCGGTGTGGCAGAAGGAGCAGGTGAGGGTGCAGCCCACCTGGCTGGAGACGCACAGGGTGCCGCGCGTCTCGTCGGGGATGAACACCATCTCGAAATCGTGGCCGTCAGCGGTGCGCAGCAGCCATTTGCGGGTGCCGTCGACCGAGTGCTGGGCCTCGACCACGTCGGGGCGGCCGATCACGAAGCGCTCTGCCAGCCAGGGGCGCATCGGCTTGGCGATGTCGGTCATCGCCTCAAAATCAGTGACGCCGCGGTGATAGAGCCAGTGGAACACCTGCTTGGCGCGCAGCTTGGCCTGACGGTCGTCCAGCCCCGCCTCGGCAAAGAGTTCGCGGATGCGCGGGCGGGGCAGGCCGATCAGGTCGACGCGGCCATCGGCGCGCGGCGTGATGTCGCGCGCGGCGGGAACCGGGTCGACGAGGCCCGGAATGGACATGAGTGCGGTATCGGCCATGGGTGGCGGCCATATAGTGCGCCTTCGCCGGTTTGGCGAGTCAGCGCTTGGCACATCCCACGGTGGCTGCGTCGATGGCGGTTGCCGCGCCTGCCAGCGTGTAGCGATCGGTGAAGCCCGGCCCCGAAACGCTCATGCGGGCAGCAGAGCGCATCGCCGCGACAATCGCCGCGTCCGCGCGCGTATCCGCGCCCCACGCATTGCGGCCCTTGGCGACGAGATCGAAACGCTTGTCGCCCACGGTCAGGCGCACGGCGGCCTTGGCGGGCACCTCGCGCGAGAGCACCAGATGCACCGTGCCGCGCACCCCCTTGTCGGGCCAGTGCGAGACCGTGGCATAGGCCGGCGCGGCAGGCGTCCCTTGCGCCTTGGCGATGGCATAGCAGCGCAGCGGCGCGGCATCCTTGAACGCCGCCCAGCTGTCATAGACGCCAAGGCTCTCGCGCGCAGCCAGCGGCGCGGCGAGGGCGAGGAGGGCAAGGGCAACGAACCTAGTCATAGGCGATGGCCATCACTTCCCACTCGCGGCTGCCCGAGGGCAGGGCGACCACTCGCACATCGCCCACAGCCGCGCCGCGCAGCGCGCGCGCCAGCGGTGCGTTCCAGCCGATCCGGCCTGCGGCAGCGTCCTGTTCATCATCGCCCACCAGCTGCACGGTCTGGTGGTTGTCATCCTCGTCCGCGATGGTCACGCGCGCGCCGAAGAACACGCGCTTCCGGTCCACCGCCGCCGCCGGATCGACCACCCGCAGCACCTTCATCCGGCGGGCGAGGTGCGCCAGCTCGCGGTCGATCTCGCGCATCTTTTTGCGGCCATAGAGATAGTCGCCGTTCTCGGAACGGTCGCCATTGCCCGCCGCCCAGCTGACGATCTCGACAATCGCCGGGCGTTCGGTGCCGAGCAGGTGGTCGTAGCGCGCCTTCAAGGCCGCCATCCCCGCTGGCGTGATCGGTGGCCCCGCCGGTTTCACCCCCATGTGCTCCGTCAGCGCAGGAAGGTATCGACCGGGCGCGGCAGACCGGCTTGCTCGGGATACATATGCGAATAGGTCACCGCATTGCCGATCACGCGCATTATGTAATAGCGGGTTTCGAAATTGGCGGGGATCTTCTCGACCCAGGTAACCCAGTCGATCGCGCCGGTGCGCGGGTCGCCGTTCTTGCGCAGCCATTCGTTCACGCGCCCCGGCCCGGCATTGTATGCGCCCACGGCCAGCGGATAGGCCCCGCCGTAATAGTTCATCATCCGCGCGAAATAGGCATCGCCGAGCTGGATGTTGTAGTTCGGCGTCGCGGTCAGATCGGCGGCGAGATATTGCACGCCGAGCTTGCCTGCCTGCTCGCGCGCGGTGCCCGGCATCAGCTGCATCATCCCGCGCGCGCCGGCATGGCTGACGCGGGTCTGGTCGAACTCGCTTTCCTGCCGCGCGATGGCGTGGACCATCACCCAGTCGTTGACGATGGGCGGGGTACCGACCACCGGAAAGCCGATGCGTTCAAGCCCCGAGATCCCGTTCTCGCCCGCCTTCATGCCGAGCACCACGGCCATTTCGTCGAGGCCCACCTCGTTGGCGAGCATCGCGGCCATGAGCATTTCGTTGGGGGTCTTGGCCTCGTCGCCCAAGGCCTCGAAGAAGCGGCGCTCGGTGCGCCAGTCGCGGCGGTTGCGGGCGAGGCTGCGGATCGCCTTGACCAGCGGGCGCGCTTC
This window contains:
- the rlmN gene encoding 23S rRNA (adenine(2503)-C(2))-methyltransferase RlmN codes for the protein MADTALMSIPGLVDPVPAARDITPRADGRVDLIGLPRPRIRELFAEAGLDDRQAKLRAKQVFHWLYHRGVTDFEAMTDIAKPMRPWLAERFVIGRPDVVEAQHSVDGTRKWLLRTADGHDFEMVFIPDETRGTLCVSSQVGCTLTCSFCHTGTMKLVRNLTPGEIVGQVMLARDALGEWPRGTMVSDADAIDEDDEAGHYTADGRLLTNIVMMGMGEPLYNFDHVRDALKLVMDGDGLALSKRRITLSTSGVIPMMERCGEEIGVNLAVSLHGVRKEVRDELVPLNKKYGIDDLLQACADYPGASNARRITFEYVMIKDKNDSDDDARELVRLLREYNLPAKVNLIPFNPWPGAGYETSAPERIRRFSEIVFEGGFSAPVRTPRGRDIDAACGQLKTAAEKKSRAQRDREAAAAAAAAEGA
- a CDS encoding lytic transglycosylase domain-containing protein, with translation MVSCSIWPRPAAVSARYGDAAKTPLTKAKGYFWAGRAARAAGDQAAATRYFEMAARWPDYYYGQLALSALGRPMPGFAGLPQPAMSAGERADFEARPLVKAIRSLARNRRDWRTERRFFEALGDEAKTPNEMLMAAMLANEVGLDEMAVVLGMKAGENGISGLERIGFPVVGTPPIVNDWVMVHAIARQESEFDQTRVSHAGARGMMQLMPGTAREQAGKLGVQYLAADLTATPNYNIQLGDAYFARMMNYYGGAYPLAVGAYNAGPGRVNEWLRKNGDPRTGAIDWVTWVEKIPANFETRYYIMRVIGNAVTYSHMYPEQAGLPRPVDTFLR
- a CDS encoding GreA/GreB family elongation factor yields the protein MGVKPAGPPITPAGMAALKARYDHLLGTERPAIVEIVSWAAGNGDRSENGDYLYGRKKMREIDRELAHLARRMKVLRVVDPAAAVDRKRVFFGARVTIADEDDNHQTVQLVGDDEQDAAAGRIGWNAPLARALRGAAVGDVRVVALPSGSREWEVMAIAYD